The following coding sequences lie in one Drosophila sulfurigaster albostrigata strain 15112-1811.04 chromosome 2R, ASM2355843v2, whole genome shotgun sequence genomic window:
- the LOC133836233 gene encoding E3 ubiquitin-protein ligase Fancl isoform X1 — MFCEKNNDLRDLVAKYPGLQVKHTKNKAYVISGVVFINEKWLRLKLYLPHFPELRDFQVHLQQQLEYKLYNHANLKVQSDSSLEDLLMQLAKMLPAPTAVDHDQSKQQNIYAEILNLHKPQEYRLQLDDRCSRIRFSNFADYDAHYLELELPSLRPLEHSLPDCVSLGEMLATSARSLGDALALYLRLLDELRPFYDSLADIDELCDVLEPSPITTKHNSRVFPLKDRVYLKLTIADPFGSFGSMALQIIGPTEEVAQLRHVLSDGLGSWDMELDMHKNLLRIFDLCYFPMRGDLGQGQAASEEEQHCNICYVYRLDTGEVPLVSCDNSRCVLKCHAACLKEWFDTLIDGKTFLEVSFGLCPFCKAKLSTSFAALLKT, encoded by the exons ATGTTTTGTGAGAAAAACAACGATTTACGTGATTTGGTAGCCAAATATCCTGGCCTCCAAGTAAAGCACACCAAAAATAAAGCCTATGTTATTAGTGGAGTCGTTTTCATAAATGAAAAGTGGTTAagattgaaattgtatttaccGCATTTTCCAGAGCTGCGCGACTTTCAAGTgcatctgcagcagcaactggaatACAAACTCTACAACCATGCCAATCTTAAGGTGCAGTCGGACTCCAGTCTGGAGGATTTGCTAATGCAGCTGGCCAAAATGCTGCCGGCGCCAACTGCAGTGGATCACGAccaaagcaagcaacaaaatatcTATGCTGAGATTCTGAACCTTCACAAACCTCAAGAGTATCGTCTGCAGTTGGATGATCGCTGCTCCCGAATTCGGTTCAGCAATTTTGCGGATTACGATGCGCATTATCTGGAGCTGGAGTTGCCGTCTTTGCGTCCTTTGGAGCACAGCCTGCCCGACTGTGTTTCCCTTGGCGAGATGCTGGCAACAAGTGCCCGCTCGCTAGGAGATGCCTTGGCTCTATATCTAAGGCTGCTGGATGAGCTACGTCCCTTCTACGACAGCTTGGCGGACATTGATGAACTGTGTGATGTGTTGGAGCCATCACCCATTACCACCAAACACAATAGTCGCGTCTTTCCGCTCAAGGATCGTGTCTATTTGAAGCTCACCATCGCTGATCCTTTTGGCAGCTTCGGTTCCATGGCGCTGCAGATTATTGGACCCACTGAGGAAGTGGCACAATTGCGACACGTGCTGAGCGATGGACTCGGCAGCTGGGACATGGAACTGGACATGCATAAGAATCTCTTGCGCATCTTTGATTTGTGCTACTTTCCCATGCGCGGTGATCTTGGCCAGGGGCAGGCGGCGAGTGAGGAGGAGCAGCATTGCAATATTTGCTATGTCTATCGCTTGGATACGGGCGAAGTGCCTCTTGTCTCCTGCGACAATTCGCGCTGCGTGCTCAAGTGCCATGCTGCCTGTTTAAAGGAATGGTTTGATACGTTGATCGATGGCAAAACATTTCTGGAGGTCTCATTTGGCCTCTGCCCGTTCTGCAAGGCG aaATTATCCACCTCATTTGCTGCCTTGTTGAAAACTTGA
- the LOC133836233 gene encoding E3 ubiquitin-protein ligase Fancl isoform X2 has protein sequence MQLAKMLPAPTAVDHDQSKQQNIYAEILNLHKPQEYRLQLDDRCSRIRFSNFADYDAHYLELELPSLRPLEHSLPDCVSLGEMLATSARSLGDALALYLRLLDELRPFYDSLADIDELCDVLEPSPITTKHNSRVFPLKDRVYLKLTIADPFGSFGSMALQIIGPTEEVAQLRHVLSDGLGSWDMELDMHKNLLRIFDLCYFPMRGDLGQGQAASEEEQHCNICYVYRLDTGEVPLVSCDNSRCVLKCHAACLKEWFDTLIDGKTFLEVSFGLCPFCKAKLSTSFAALLKT, from the exons ATGCAGCTGGCCAAAATGCTGCCGGCGCCAACTGCAGTGGATCACGAccaaagcaagcaacaaaatatcTATGCTGAGATTCTGAACCTTCACAAACCTCAAGAGTATCGTCTGCAGTTGGATGATCGCTGCTCCCGAATTCGGTTCAGCAATTTTGCGGATTACGATGCGCATTATCTGGAGCTGGAGTTGCCGTCTTTGCGTCCTTTGGAGCACAGCCTGCCCGACTGTGTTTCCCTTGGCGAGATGCTGGCAACAAGTGCCCGCTCGCTAGGAGATGCCTTGGCTCTATATCTAAGGCTGCTGGATGAGCTACGTCCCTTCTACGACAGCTTGGCGGACATTGATGAACTGTGTGATGTGTTGGAGCCATCACCCATTACCACCAAACACAATAGTCGCGTCTTTCCGCTCAAGGATCGTGTCTATTTGAAGCTCACCATCGCTGATCCTTTTGGCAGCTTCGGTTCCATGGCGCTGCAGATTATTGGACCCACTGAGGAAGTGGCACAATTGCGACACGTGCTGAGCGATGGACTCGGCAGCTGGGACATGGAACTGGACATGCATAAGAATCTCTTGCGCATCTTTGATTTGTGCTACTTTCCCATGCGCGGTGATCTTGGCCAGGGGCAGGCGGCGAGTGAGGAGGAGCAGCATTGCAATATTTGCTATGTCTATCGCTTGGATACGGGCGAAGTGCCTCTTGTCTCCTGCGACAATTCGCGCTGCGTGCTCAAGTGCCATGCTGCCTGTTTAAAGGAATGGTTTGATACGTTGATCGATGGCAAAACATTTCTGGAGGTCTCATTTGGCCTCTGCCCGTTCTGCAAGGCG aaATTATCCACCTCATTTGCTGCCTTGTTGAAAACTTGA